A segment of the Deltaproteobacteria bacterium genome:
CTTCAACTCCCACAAGCGGATTGTCATCGCTTACCTGAAAACCAGCTTCGAGTGTTTGTTTGGAAAGACCCATTAACCCTACTGCGTCAACACGCAACGGCTGTGAGGGGTCAGATGAAAAAGCTCCTTGGAAGAACATATTAAAACTCGCAACGGCAAGTCCCTCAGAGCGCCCAATCTTCAACTGACCATCGGTATACGCCCAATCGGGTCCCGCTCCTGCATCCAACAACACGGAAACGATGACGAGGTCCAACTTAGCCTTTGCTTGCTCCTCGGTATCAAGCCCCTCGAGGGCACCATTGAGCACCGATACTCTATCTCGGCCCCCTGCTTGAAAATGCCCCCAACGTGAATGAAACGGGATGTCCAATTCGGGGTAATTTTCTAAGGTAACATCCTTCACATAATTTGCGACCTCATCGAGCTTATCGTCGTTAATCGCAAAATGAGTCGCACCTTCTTGTGCCCTTTTATAAATTTTAGCAGCGCACTCACGAATGGCGCGTGGTGACAAAATAAAGTCGACAAATTCCGGTTCATGCTCAAACCCTTGCTCAGTCATCAAGCTCTCTCCCCTTCACATTCTCGAGTTCGCCCTCAGCTTTAACTTCGCCTTCGGTGTAATACCCCGCTGCTTTTTTTGCTTCCATCTCAACCTGAGCATCCCCCGGGATACGCTCGGGTGGGATAGCAACGCGCTCAACAATCTCGATGCCAGAATTTTCAATGGCATCATACTTCATATCGCTCATAGAAAGCAGCCGGTCTATCTTCGTTACGCCGAGCCAATGAAGAACATCGGGCATAAGTTCTTGAAAGCGCATGTCTTCAACGCCAGCTACACATTCAGTGCGCTCGAAATAGGTGGCAGCTGAGTCACCGCCCTCTTGACGCTTACGTGCATTATAAACCAGAAACTTTGTGACTTCGCCGAGGGCTCTACCTTCTTTACGAAAATAGACCACCATCCCAACGCCGCCTTCTTGTGCTGTTCTCACCGCTTCTTCGATACCGTGAACAAGGTAGGGACGACAGGTGCAGATATCTGAACCAAATACATCCGAACCGTTGCACTCGTCATGCACCCGGACACAAAGCTTCTTATCTGGATTCCCGATGTCTTTAGGATCTCCAAAAATATAGGCTGTAGTACTTCCAATAGGTGGCAAAAGAACTTTCAAGTCTGGGCGGGTTACAAGCTCGGGGAACATGCCCCCGGTTTCTTGAAACAATACTCTTCGAAGTTCGCCTTCATCAACGCCAATGCGCTTGGCTATTCCAGGCAGATACCACACCGGCTCAACCGCAGCTTTGGTAATGGTTACATCGCCCTGCTCCGTCACAACTTTGCCATCGACCTTGATCTCCCCATCTTCAATAAAGCGAGCTATCTCTGGCATATTGATATGACCACGCGTGATCGCAATCGTAGGCCGTATATCGTAACCCTTCTTATAATCTTCTGCATAAATTTTATGAACGTGGGCGCCCCATGGATCGAGAGATACGATTTTCTCAGGGTCGCTCCAAGACGGAAAAGGTCCAATGTCCCAAACCGGTGCAGTATTTGTTAAATCAGGCTTATGGTCAGCATCCATGGCTCCCGCGGCAGTGGATAGAGCCCTGTAAACCGCATAGCTTCCGCTGTGTGTACCGATCGCATTTCGATGCTTCATGTTCGTAAGTGATGCGACAACCGGACCCCGTTTAGTTGGCTCGGCATGACCCCACTCGATTTCGGGTGACTCACTAAAAATGTGACCCGGGTGTGATGTTAAAACAACGTGTGAAGAACCATATATTGTTGCCATGCTATCCTCTTAACTCATCCAGTTACGTGCCGATTCAATCGACCACTTTGTCGTTAGCTTTTTCTGATTGGACCAAAAGTCGAGGCTGCCTGCACCCGTGATATCACCCTGGCCAAACTTAGAGGCTTGGATGCCTCCAAAAGAAAACGGTTCACGTGGAACAGGTACACCTATGTTCACACCAACCATGCCCGCTTGGGCTTCTTGCGCAAATCGCTCTGCTACAGCACCGCTTTGTGTAAATACCGAAGCGGCATTGCCATATTCGCTACCATTCTCAATCTCCAAAGCTTCGCTTAGATTTTCACAGCGTATAATCGTAAGCACAGGTCCGAAAAGCTCTGTCTGTGATACCTCAGCATCTCGCGAGACTTCATCGAGTATCGTTGGCGCAAACCAAAACCCATTTTTATAATCCGTCGGAGCCTGAGGCCGCCTGCCATCCAAAAGAATTTTTGTTCCCGCTGACTCTGCTTTATCAACCGCCTGGTTGAGCTTATCGACAGACTCTTGCGTAATGATAGCGCCCATGTTGTCGGAAAGTTTCAAGCCAGCTGCGCGCTCTTTTATCTGAGAGAGAATATGCTCGGTATCACCCACGGCGAGTAACACACTGGCCGCCATACAACGTTGACCTGCACAACCGGTAAATGAAGCCACAATGCCATCCGCTGCCATCTCCGGATTGGCGTCGGGCATTAGAACAATATGGTTCTTCGCGCCTCCAAGAGCCAAGACTCTTTTGTGACTTGCTGAACCCCTCGCATAAACCTGCTTCGCGACTGCCGTAGAACCCACAAATGCCGCGGCAGAGATTCCCGGTGCATCCAATATCGCTTCTACTGTTTCCCGGCCACCCTGAACAATATTCAAAACACCTGCCGGCAGACCTGCTTCGGCAAATGCTTGCGCCAGCAGCTTCGAGGTAATTGGCGTTTTCTCAGAGGGTTTCCAGATGAAAGCATTTCCTAAAGTCAGAGCAATGGGCATCATCCACATAGGAACCATTGCTGGAAAATTAAAAGGCGTAATCCCTGCAACCACCCCAAGCGGCTCCCGTCGGTACTCACACCAGACGCCAGTCGACACTTCCATGCGCCCACCACTATCGACGTTTTGTAAGCTTAATGCGTATTCCAGAACCTCTATGCCTTTGAATAATCCAGCCTTCGATTCTCCAAAAGTCTTTCCGCTCTCGGCGCTCACCACATGGCTTATCGCGTCACATTCACGCAGTAAGATCTCACGGGCACGAAACATCACCGCACATCGTTCCTTGATAGATAACGCCGCCCAGCCTTTGGCTGCTTCTTGAGAATTCTCAATGCAGTCGGTCAAATCTTCAGCAGTGCTTGCTTGGAGGCTTCCAATGGTTGCGCCGGTAATAGGCGACTGAATTTCGATAGCGTCGCCACTGCCCTTACGCCAGTCTCCACCGATCCAGTTTTCACACTGTACCTGCTCTTTGGGAATCGATACCCGTACCATGCCTGACCTCCTACTAAGTTCGGCAAAACAGGCACAGTAACAAACAACGGGGGCGAATAAAAGAAATAGAAACAAGGTCCAAGGCCCACCACTGACGCGGTGCAACAATTACGACTTGAGTACTTATCATCGGCTAATCACTTGATATCAGGTGACACGGTTCTTGGGACGGATCAAAAACCTTACAATTATAATAAAAAGCAATTGACGAATTGAGTCGCGGATTGCGAATGTGTTCCAACGTCGCGCAGTTTACTGCAAACGAAAAACCCCTCCCCGGGAGCATACAAAATGGATCAATGGATAGCACCTCATCGTATCGGTGCGTGCACTGCTTTAACCTTTTTTCGAAGCGTCGTCATCGCGACGTCGTTATTTATCCTTAGCGGATGCGGTCAGCCTCACACGTCACCAATGGCTTCGGCCACAGTAGACTCAATTCTCATCACGCCCGTCCAACCGTGGGTGGAAGTTGGCGAGAATATTTTACTCAAAGCCACCGCCGTTTTCTCCGATGGAACCATCACCAGCCTCAACGAGTGGCTTGAGTGGCAAAGCTCCAACACAGACATCGCTACAATTGATCCCATGGGTAATGTTGTCGGACGGGCTTCAGGTACCACGATGATTACGGTTACCGAGCTCAACTTGGGGATAACCGGCACCGCGACTTTGAGTGTTCAATCTGCGAATGACAACGGTCCTGACGATCCCGAAGAACCCACAGGCCCGGTTCTTACTCATGTTACGATTACTCCAAGCAACCCGCTTCTCTCCCTCAACCAAACAGTCCAACTGAACCTGCTTGGCCACTATGACGACTCCACGACCGCAACCATCCAAAACGGTATTGAGTGGTCATCAGCGAATGAAAATGTCGCCACCGTAGATGACACAGGTATCTTAACCAGCAGGCAAGCCGGAACCAGCCTGATCACAGCGACCGTACTTGGCCTTAGCGCCACCACAGCTGCACGCGTAGAAAGCAACGAACCAACTCTGGTTTCGGTCAGCATTTCACCCGAAAATCCATCTGTGGGCCTAGGCGAGACACTCCAACTCACCGTACGCGGCACTTTCTCTGACGGAACCGAAAGCTTTCTAAGTGAAGGACTGGTTTGGAACTCCAGCACGTCCTCTCTTGCAAGCATCTCAAACACCGGCCTCTTATCTGCACTCTCAGCAGGTGCTGTGCTTATTGAGGTCAACCATACTGCAACGTCACTCTCAGACAATGTCACCATTGTAATCACCAGCCAACAACTGACCGGGACTGGTTCAAGCAATGACCCATGGGTTATCTCGGCTCCTCTAAGTGACCAACGCAGCGTCGACGACGGCGCATCACAGTACTATGCTATCCCCGTCCATCCGTCCGCGAAATATAATGTTCACCTACGCTCAATGACTGCTGATTTAGGCCTGTGGGTTTATGGAGACGACGAAACCTACAACATCAGCAATCCAACTTGTTCATCGCTTCACGGAGGCAACGACGACGAAATATGTAGCTTCCAAGAGGCTGAGCAAGGGACACTTTTCGTACGCGTAAGCGGCATTTTAAGTGAAAGCCCAAGCTCCTACACGCTTGTGGTAGAACCGATGCCCATCGAAGAGCTATCAGGTACTCCGGTATCAGTAGTGCATAGTACAGAGGTCAAGGAGTGGCTCATCTACAAGGTGAATGTGACCCCATTTCAATCTTACCGCGTTTCTATTTCAGGACTTGACGGAGATGCCGATTTACATGTGTCCGATAATGACTCAACGTTTGCAACGACTCTTTGCCAATCAGAGTTAAGCGGGGAACTTGAGGAAACGTGTAATGGCGTAACACCGACCACGGGTAGCCTCTACGTTGGCGTCGACGCAACCAAGAGCTGGATTGGCACCTCCTTTAATCTCAGTGTGGATGAGCAATAACCAGCATTGACTCCTATGTTCTTCGTTTCCTGCAATCTGTAATGGTGTGCCCCTGAACAATTCTTTATGATGTGACTAAGCATCACACTGACACCATTTATAGAAATAGAGGCTAAGTTGACCGCAGGTCTTCTGCACTTATTCTAGGAGAGGCTTTAGAGGGGCATGATCCGTGAGATTGACATCGACCCAACTGCGCCCATTATTCTGCTGGCAGTAGCTCGGTCCGGGTCGTCACTTCTTCGCAGTCTTCTCACGGTGCACCCCGAGGTTAGATTACTCGAATCTAGTCTTATCAGCGCCATGCTTAAGGCCTACCCGGAGCTTAGTGAGCCTCAAAGCCATACCAACCCTGACTTGATTTCCGCCGCACAACGCTCCCTCGTGAATGCTTTTTATGATGCATCGATGGAAGACCCCGATATGGGACTACTCCATAAGAAACGAGTCACCCGCTGGGGGTTTACTGTTCACCAAATCGAGCACCCATCCAGCCTTCAACTTCTGCATCAAGGCTTCCCCAATGCTATATGGCTTCATTTGGTGCGCGATGGCCGCGCAGTCGCAGCATCGTGGCTCGACAACTGGGAGCTTGCCACCGGCCTACCACCACCTGCGTGCCTCAAATCCGCGGCTGAAATCTGGGCGAGGTCTGTTTTGAATGTTGAGAACGGTCCTGAGCACCACCGGATCAAACTCGAAGATCTTACATCTACGAAGAAAAGAGCCCCATGCTTTGAAGACCTGATGGGCTACCTCGGCATCGAGATTTCACCCCGTCAGACTGCATTCTTGAAATCCTGGCCGGCTATCAACACATCCCGAAGGGGTGAAAATCTTGCTAAACGAACATTTTCAGCCGACCAAAGATCGGTTTTTCGTGAAGCGACTGGCCTTGAAAATGCTCTGGATTTTTTTGGATACAACATTTTTGTAGATTCCCAGGACCCCTAAACTACATTTCGGTATTTTCTGCGTATTCCACCGCGTCAATTTCAGTTTGCACGCACTCGCTTTCATGATAACGCACTACGTCGGAGAATGAACCGATGGTGTTGGGGAACATGCTAAAAGACAATTCAGCCGAGTTGATGCATGCTAACTTTCCCAATCCCAAAAGCTCGAGATTCGTAAAACACGCCCTAAATTGGGCCACTTATTTGGTGTAAAACAAGGAGAACAACATGGCAGTTGTTGCGGAGTATATCTGGATTGACGGCGGTGACCCCGTTGCGCAAGTTCGTTCAAAAACCAAGTGCATGGTGGGTGTAGATATTGCCACCAGTGATGATGGTTCTATTGATCCAGGTCAGTTTCCTGACTGGGGCTTCGACGGATCATCAACAGGACAAGCGCCTGGCGATTTATCTGACTGTAAGCTACGCGCTGCTCGCGTCGTAATGGATCCAATCCGCGGCGGCGACTCTTACCTCGTCCTTTGCGAAGTTCTGATTCCTTCAACCAATGAGCCTCACCCGACCAATCAGCGTGCTGAACTGGTACGCGTTATGGATGCAGGCGGCCGTGATGCCGATGCATGGGTTGGTATCGAACAAGAATATACATTCTTCGACGGTTCTGCTCCTCTCGGTTTCCCAAGTGAGCGACGCTTCCCTGCAGCACAAGGTCCATACTACTGCGGCGTTGGCGCTGATGAAGTATTCGGCCGTGATGTTGTTGAAGCACACATGTTTGCTTGCCTCGATGCAGGTATTGCACTCGTGGGTATCAACGCGGAAGTTATGCCTGGCCAGTGGGAATTCCAAATCGGTGGCCCTGACTGTGACCCACTACTCGTAGCGGATCACCTCTGGCTTGCTCGTTGGCTTCTCTATCGCATCGGTGAAGATGTTGGCATCACTGCCACTCTTGATGCGAAGCCTGTTCCTGGTGACTGGAACGGCGCTGGCGCCCACACCAACTTCTCAACTGCAGCTATGCGTGCAGAAGGCGGCATCAAGCACATTCATGCTGCTTGTGAAGCACTCGCTAAGCGTATTCCTGAGCACCTCGCTGTTTACGGTGATGGATTTCAGGCTCGCCTGACAGGACGCCATGAAACATGCCGTTTTGATGAGTTCAAGTATGGTGCCGGTGACCGTACTGCTTCTGTCCGTATTCCTGCGGACGTTGCAGAACAAGGCAAAGGTTACCTCGAAGACCGTCGTCCATGTGCAAACATCGACCCCTATGAAGTAGGTCGTGTTTTGCTTCAGACTATTCTCAACATAGACTGATTCGAGAAATAATAGATTTCTTAAAAGGCCTCAGCTCAGCTGGGGCCTTTTTTTGTCCAAAAAATCTAAACGTTTTTGAAGACAGCTGTCGCTATTGCCAAATCTTGAACAGCAACACCGGTTAAGTCGGCAATTGTAATCTCGTCCTCGGCCATCCGGCCCTGCGAGCGGCCACCCATAACATTACCCAGCTCAACCACCGAAGATCTGTCTATGTCGCCCGCCTCCACCGCACGGTAAATCTCACCCCGCGACTCACTCTGCGCTAAACTATCGGCAACAACACGAGCCTTGGAAAGAATCTTAGAGTCTAATTCCTGCTTATCCGCAGTATCAGAGCCAACCGCCGTAATGTGGGTGCCGGGCTGAATCCAGTCGGCACTTAAGAGAGGCTCACGGGACGGTGTCGTCGTGATGATAAGGTTAGCGTTCAAGGCAACATCGCGAGGATGACCCACAACCGTTGCATTAAAACCCATCTTAGCAATCTCTTCGCACAATGAGACCGCATGCTCCTCGGTACGGTTCCAGACCACGACCTTACGGCACGCACTGACTTCTGCTAAGTACTTAAGCTGCATTCTGGCCTGAATCCCTGCTCCTAAAACTCCAATCGCTTGAACCTCTTTAGGAGCTAAATGCTTGGCCGCCGCAGCACCTGCCGCACCCGTACGAATATCGGTGAGTTTACCCTCATCCAATAAAATAGTTGCAGGCACACCTGTTGCTTGGTCAAACAAAAGCATCATTCCCTGACAAGAAGAAAGTCCCAGCTTGGGATTATTGTAAAAACCCGAAGCAATCTTAACAACGTAGTGGCTGCCCTCTTTCAAGTAACCATACTTTATATGAACATCGCCCGGTGGCTTTTCAAACGTGAGTTCTCCTACCGGAGGAATGACTGCCAGCCCTTGAGAAAATGCATCAAACGCAGCTTCCATTGCGCCCACGACGTCGAGACCGACCAGCTTCTTTTCAATCTCTGGCCAAGCTAATACTTTCGTGCTCATTTGATCACTCCACTGAGTTTCTCAAGGCTAATATTCGCGCCGCAAACGACAATAGCTACCCGCTTACCTTTGTAGTCTTTTGCAACTTGGAGAAAACCAGCAAGGGCAACTCCGGCTGCTCCCTCGATCATCATTCGGTGTTTCTCCATGAAAGTTCTCATCGCTTCAGCAATCGCATCTTCGGAAACCAATAGGCTTCGATCCACAACCTGCGCGCACACTTCATACGTAATCGCCCCGAGTTCTACGCCGCCAGCTGTTCCATCTGAAAGTGTATCAAAGCATGGCACGTCTATGATTTTCCCTGCCTCGAGACATTCGTGCATGGCGGGTGATTGCTCAGGCGAGACGGCTACAATTTCAACGTCGCCGAGCGTCTCTTTCAAGTAAGTGCCCATCCCACCAATCAGCCCCCCTCCGCCAAGAGATACAAAAACCGCATCCACAGTTTCCAGCCTTCGATGCAACTCAACCCCAACAGTACCCTGCCCCGCCATGACAGTTTCATCGTTATAAGGTGAGATATAAATTCGGCCTGTTTCCTCAGCACGGGCACGCGCCCTGGCTTCAGTCTCTACGCAGTCGTCTCCGAATAGCTCGACCTGAGCGCCATAGCTTTTAATCACAGCAATCTTAGCCGGCGAAGCTGATTTGGGAACGTATACTTCCGCATCAACGCCCAACGCATTACTTCCATAGGCAACCGCCGCTCCGTGGTTACCACTGGACGCTGTAACGACTCCCAATTCCCGTTCACCCGCAGTGAGAGAGGTTAGCTTGTTTAATGCTCCCCTCGCCTTAAACGAACCTGTGATTTGAAAATTTTCAAGTTTAAGAAACACATCCCCATCACTGCAGCTACTTAACCAAGCGGAACGCTCTACCGGGGTCTCCCGCAAGTAAGGTGCTATTCGCTTCGACGACTCTTCGATGATTGTACGTTTTGTTCCCATGAGGCTCATTTCCATAGATTTCTGGTTCATTTCAATCAAATTCTGCTGCAATATTCGGGTAATCCAACTGGTACGCACTTGACGGTTCCGAGCTGTCCCGTTAGGCCTCTGATGGGACTGGGGACATGGAGAACTGTTATGCGTATCGAGCCGGCCCAATCTTCCACCTTGCGAGCCCAACGTAAAGCCTACAACAAGGTCAATCAGGGTTTCGCAAAATTATCTTCCGGTAAAAAGCTCAATCAGAGCGCTGATAACCCCGTAGCCTTGGCCATTTATAAACAGCTTGAAGCTCAGGAACTCAGTATTAGCCAAGCCTCTCGCAACACAGGTGCCGGCATGGATATCGCTCGAACGATGGACGGCGCGCTCTCTCAGCAGACAATCATCCTGAGCCGCATGCGCGAATTAAGCTTGGCCGCTGGAAACGGCACGATGAACCAGGATCAACGTGATATGATTTCGCAAGAGTTCAACAGCCTTCGTGCCGATCTAGACCGAGTAGCCAATACGACCAGCCAGAGTCGCCAGCCTCTGCTTCAAGGAGGGTCCGTCGAACTCCAAGTTGGTACCCATGCCGGCGGGGCCAACCAAGTCACTCTTTCGATTCCAGACGGGACGACAGCCAACCTTGGCGTGAGCGCTACCCAAGTATCAACGAGCGCCGATGCTTGGGCCGCCATCGATGACATCGACACGGCTATTCAAACCTTGAATACACAACGCGCTAATATTGGCTCCACTGAAAACCGTTTGATGGCCGCACAATCAAACCTGCATCAGAGCCGTCAAAGCCATAGCGCTGCCAAATCTCGCATCGGCGATACCGATTTTGCCCAAGAG
Coding sequences within it:
- a CDS encoding glutamine synthetase, whose amino-acid sequence is MAVVAEYIWIDGGDPVAQVRSKTKCMVGVDIATSDDGSIDPGQFPDWGFDGSSTGQAPGDLSDCKLRAARVVMDPIRGGDSYLVLCEVLIPSTNEPHPTNQRAELVRVMDAGGRDADAWVGIEQEYTFFDGSAPLGFPSERRFPAAQGPYYCGVGADEVFGRDVVEAHMFACLDAGIALVGINAEVMPGQWEFQIGGPDCDPLLVADHLWLARWLLYRIGEDVGITATLDAKPVPGDWNGAGAHTNFSTAAMRAEGGIKHIHAACEALAKRIPEHLAVYGDGFQARLTGRHETCRFDEFKYGAGDRTASVRIPADVAEQGKGYLEDRRPCANIDPYEVGRVLLQTILNID
- a CDS encoding threonine/serine dehydratase, giving the protein MGTKRTIIEESSKRIAPYLRETPVERSAWLSSCSDGDVFLKLENFQITGSFKARGALNKLTSLTAGERELGVVTASSGNHGAAVAYGSNALGVDAEVYVPKSASPAKIAVIKSYGAQVELFGDDCVETEARARARAEETGRIYISPYNDETVMAGQGTVGVELHRRLETVDAVFVSLGGGGLIGGMGTYLKETLGDVEIVAVSPEQSPAMHECLEAGKIIDVPCFDTLSDGTAGGVELGAITYEVCAQVVDRSLLVSEDAIAEAMRTFMEKHRMMIEGAAGVALAGFLQVAKDYKGKRVAIVVCGANISLEKLSGVIK
- a CDS encoding ornithine cyclodeaminase family protein, whose protein sequence is MSTKVLAWPEIEKKLVGLDVVGAMEAAFDAFSQGLAVIPPVGELTFEKPPGDVHIKYGYLKEGSHYVVKIASGFYNNPKLGLSSCQGMMLLFDQATGVPATILLDEGKLTDIRTGAAGAAAAKHLAPKEVQAIGVLGAGIQARMQLKYLAEVSACRKVVVWNRTEEHAVSLCEEIAKMGFNATVVGHPRDVALNANLIITTTPSREPLLSADWIQPGTHITAVGSDTADKQELDSKILSKARVVADSLAQSESRGEIYRAVEAGDIDRSSVVELGNVMGGRSQGRMAEDEITIADLTGVAVQDLAIATAVFKNV
- a CDS encoding DUF1688 family protein encodes the protein MTEQGFEHEPEFVDFILSPRAIRECAAKIYKRAQEGATHFAINDDKLDEVANYVKDVTLENYPELDIPFHSRWGHFQAGGRDRVSVLNGALEGLDTEEQAKAKLDLVIVSVLLDAGAGPDWAYTDGQLKIGRSEGLAVASFNMFFQGAFSSDPSQPLRVDAVGLMGLSKQTLEAGFQVSDDNPLVGVE